In Deltaproteobacteria bacterium, one genomic interval encodes:
- a CDS encoding glucose 1-dehydrogenase produces MGKLAGKVAVVTGASKGIGAGIARSLGAEGASVVVNYASSKAGADSVVAFIEAAGGKAVAVSGDVSRPADARRIIDAAIEAYGRLDILVNNSGVYEFAPLSDITEESFHKQFNVNVLGLLLTTQAAAKHLGEGGSVINIGSAVSRITPPNSAVYTGTKAAIDGITGVLARELGSRKIRVNSINPGIVETEGTHAAGFIGSDFEKNAIAQASLGRTGQPADIAAVAVFLAGPDSGWLTGEQILASGGLR; encoded by the coding sequence ATGGGCAAGCTCGCAGGCAAGGTCGCAGTGGTCACTGGCGCGTCGAAGGGCATCGGCGCCGGCATCGCCAGGTCGCTCGGCGCGGAGGGAGCGTCGGTCGTGGTCAATTACGCTTCCAGCAAAGCGGGCGCCGACAGCGTGGTCGCGTTCATCGAAGCCGCGGGAGGCAAAGCGGTGGCGGTCTCCGGCGATGTCTCCAGGCCCGCCGACGCGAGGCGCATCATCGACGCCGCCATCGAGGCCTACGGGCGTCTCGACATCCTGGTCAACAACTCCGGCGTATACGAGTTCGCGCCTCTCTCCGACATCACGGAGGAGTCGTTCCACAAGCAGTTCAACGTGAACGTGCTGGGCCTGCTGCTGACCACCCAGGCGGCAGCAAAGCATCTGGGCGAAGGCGGCAGCGTCATCAACATCGGCTCAGCGGTGAGCCGCATCACCCCTCCGAACAGCGCGGTCTACACCGGCACCAAAGCCGCCATCGACGGGATCACCGGCGTCCTCGCACGGGAGTTGGGATCGAGGAAGATCCGGGTCAACTCCATCAACCCCGGCATCGTCGAGACCGAGGGCACGCACGCCGCGGGTTTCATCGGGTCGGACTTCGAGAAGAACGCGATTGCGCAAGCGTCGCTGGGCCGCACCGGACAGCCGGCGGACATCGCGGCGGTCGCGGTGTTCCTCGCAGGCCCCGACTCGGGGTGGCTGACCGGCGAGCAGATCCTCGCGTCGGGCGGCCTTCGATAG
- a CDS encoding helix-turn-helix transcriptional regulator, producing MRPLFHPAIEEVTVEGILHALADPVRLALYTELVASTCSRSCSSLLSVSDKTVPKSTLSQHFRVLREAGLIRSERRGVEMQNSSRCAEIDQRFPGLIPAILAARGAQQRADSPRVRAGRRKQPVRKAS from the coding sequence GTGAGGCCCCTGTTCCACCCCGCCATCGAAGAGGTCACCGTCGAGGGGATCCTGCACGCGCTCGCGGATCCGGTGCGCCTGGCGCTCTATACCGAGTTGGTGGCTTCCACCTGCTCGCGGAGCTGCTCGAGCCTTCTCTCAGTCAGCGACAAGACCGTGCCCAAGTCGACGCTCTCACAGCACTTCCGCGTGCTCAGGGAGGCCGGACTGATCCGCAGCGAGCGCCGTGGCGTCGAGATGCAGAACTCGTCCCGGTGCGCCGAGATCGACCAGCGCTTTCCCGGGCTGATCCCGGCAATCCTCGCCGCGCGCGGCGCGCAGCAGCGAGCCGACTCACCGCGGGTGCGCGCGGGCAGGCGCAAGCAGCCGGTCCGCAAGGCGTCTTGA
- a CDS encoding twin-arginine translocase TatA/TatE family subunit, with translation MRLGFGEILVVLALALLFFGPSKLPALGASLGEAIRGFKHGLTSVGSEPEGPPSSQRAGNEATGSSQSAAGVSETAQKFVLPFNERGRYAVQASQSVGPSAGDRSPAGAGRSG, from the coding sequence ATGAGACTCGGATTCGGAGAGATTCTTGTAGTGTTGGCCCTGGCGTTGCTGTTCTTTGGCCCGTCCAAGCTGCCGGCGCTGGGAGCCAGTCTGGGTGAGGCGATCCGCGGCTTCAAGCATGGCCTCACGAGCGTGGGTTCCGAGCCGGAAGGCCCGCCCTCGAGCCAGCGGGCCGGCAATGAGGCGACGGGCTCTTCACAGTCGGCAGCGGGTGTATCGGAGACAGCGCAGAAGTTTGTTTTGCCTTTCAACGAGCGAGGCCGATACGCCGTACAAGCTTCTCAAAGCGTAGGTCCGAGCGCAGGGGATCGAAGCCCGGCCGGAGCAGGACGCTCGGGTTGA
- a CDS encoding tetratricopeptide repeat protein, protein MRENHQLRGRLRFGVFDLDLRAGELRKHGLRVRLQEQPFQVLAMLLEHPGEVVTREEVQKRLWPADTFVDFDHGVNKAINKIREALGDSAQSPRFVETVARRGYRFLAEVEVADAAPVRSPDLATQPPPAPEPSHRAGFAGKLAMLKDLQPALAWKISVLVLLLLMAFFGAGKLQSWYRPSPVIRSLAVLPLESLSSDASQDYFADGMTDELISDLGQIGALRVISRTSVMAYKHAHKPLPQIARELNVDAVVEGTVLRSGDQVRITAQLIEASADKHLWSQSYEGELRDTLALQKKVAKAIADQIRLNLSPQEKAALQNVRVVNPRAYESYLKGRYFWNKRTADALKVALAHFNQAIEEDPKYAQAYSGLADTYALLGDWEYAAMTPKEALPRAKAAAIKALELDGALGEAHNSLAFCLDIFDWDLDSAGKEFRRAIELNPGYATAHHWYAWHLSLLGRNDEAIAEMRIAESMDPLSLIIKTELAELHVIARSYDESIRESRKTIEMDPGFALAHNQLGEAYLQKHMHHEAVDELQKAVQLSGRSPTCMANLARAYVASGQKSEAVKLLDDLKNRSTPGDANASEIAVIYAALGDTNQAMNWLEKEYEARFNPSVLLRPGFDPLRSDLRFEKLVRRIGLAR, encoded by the coding sequence ATGCGAGAAAACCATCAGCTTCGCGGACGGCTCCGTTTTGGGGTTTTCGACTTGGATCTTCGCGCTGGAGAATTGCGCAAACACGGCCTACGAGTTCGGCTTCAGGAACAGCCCTTCCAAGTCCTGGCGATGCTGCTCGAGCACCCCGGCGAGGTCGTAACTCGCGAGGAAGTTCAGAAAAGACTCTGGCCCGCAGACACCTTCGTGGATTTCGATCACGGGGTCAATAAAGCGATCAACAAAATCCGTGAGGCCCTCGGCGACTCTGCCCAGAGTCCCCGCTTTGTGGAGACTGTTGCTCGTCGCGGCTACCGCTTCCTCGCGGAGGTCGAAGTTGCCGATGCAGCCCCTGTTCGCAGTCCGGACCTCGCGACTCAGCCTCCTCCCGCGCCAGAACCGTCTCATCGCGCCGGTTTCGCTGGCAAACTCGCAATGCTCAAAGATCTTCAGCCGGCACTTGCGTGGAAGATATCAGTGCTCGTACTGCTCCTCCTGATGGCATTTTTTGGCGCCGGGAAGCTTCAGTCCTGGTATCGCCCGTCGCCTGTCATTCGCTCCTTGGCTGTCCTTCCGTTGGAAAGCCTCTCGAGCGATGCGTCCCAGGATTACTTCGCTGACGGGATGACCGACGAGTTGATTTCGGATCTCGGCCAGATCGGCGCGTTGCGTGTGATCTCGCGCACCTCGGTGATGGCTTATAAACACGCACACAAGCCTCTCCCGCAGATCGCTCGCGAGCTGAACGTGGATGCCGTGGTGGAAGGCACCGTGCTCCGTTCAGGCGACCAGGTCCGCATCACGGCACAGTTGATCGAAGCCTCTGCGGACAAGCACTTATGGTCCCAGAGCTATGAGGGTGAATTGCGAGATACCTTGGCGCTCCAGAAGAAGGTGGCTAAAGCCATTGCAGACCAGATTCGGCTCAATTTGAGTCCACAGGAAAAGGCGGCGCTACAAAACGTACGGGTCGTCAACCCGCGGGCATACGAATCCTATCTCAAGGGTCGCTACTTCTGGAACAAGCGAACGGCGGATGCTTTGAAGGTCGCCCTGGCTCATTTCAATCAGGCGATCGAGGAGGATCCGAAATACGCCCAAGCTTATTCCGGCCTGGCCGACACTTATGCTCTGCTGGGCGACTGGGAGTATGCGGCAATGACCCCCAAGGAGGCACTCCCAAGAGCGAAGGCCGCGGCGATCAAGGCTCTGGAATTGGACGGCGCGCTCGGCGAAGCCCACAACTCGCTCGCATTTTGCTTGGATATCTTCGACTGGGATCTGGACTCTGCCGGGAAGGAATTCCGGCGGGCCATTGAACTGAACCCAGGCTACGCTACGGCCCACCATTGGTATGCCTGGCATCTGAGCCTATTGGGTCGGAATGATGAAGCGATTGCAGAAATGAGAATCGCAGAAAGCATGGATCCGCTGTCCCTGATCATCAAAACTGAGTTGGCGGAGCTTCATGTCATTGCGCGCTCTTATGACGAATCGATACGAGAGAGTCGCAAAACGATCGAAATGGATCCTGGTTTTGCTCTCGCACATAATCAACTGGGCGAGGCATACCTGCAAAAACACATGCACCATGAGGCCGTCGACGAATTGCAAAAAGCAGTCCAGCTTTCCGGGCGCAGCCCGACATGCATGGCTAATCTCGCTCGCGCCTACGTCGCATCCGGACAGAAGAGCGAAGCGGTAAAGCTGCTGGACGATCTGAAGAATCGCTCAACCCCTGGTGATGCGAATGCTTCGGAGATTGCCGTGATCTACGCAGCTCTCGGGGATACGAATCAAGCCATGAATTGGCTCGAAAAGGAGTACGAAGCGCGATTCAACCCGAGCGTCCTGCTCCGGCCGGGCTTCGATCCCCTGCGCTCGGACCTACGCTTTGAGAAGCTTGTACGGCGTATCGGCCTCGCTCGTTGA
- a CDS encoding DUF2182 domain-containing protein: MASERASQQAFLGVSALLFAASGAVTIVWCASMSAMGEMPMAGGWTMSMAWMRMPGQTWPGAAVSFLGMWVVMMVAMMLPSLVPMLWRYREAVGRTPETRLGPLTAIVAMGYFFVWTVFGMTAFPLGVALAAMEMQQPALARAVPIAVAVVVLIAGSLQRTAWKALHLACCREAPGRGRTLPADAGTAWRHGLRLGVHCSHCCVGLMAILLVIGVMDLRAMAVVAAAITVERLAPAGERVARGTGAVVVGAGLFLIARAAGLG, encoded by the coding sequence ATGGCTTCCGAGCGAGCTTCCCAGCAAGCCTTTTTGGGCGTCTCAGCGCTGCTCTTCGCTGCCAGCGGGGCGGTAACGATCGTCTGGTGCGCGTCCATGTCGGCGATGGGCGAGATGCCGATGGCCGGCGGCTGGACGATGTCGATGGCGTGGATGCGGATGCCCGGACAGACGTGGCCCGGCGCTGCGGTGTCGTTCCTTGGCATGTGGGTCGTGATGATGGTGGCGATGATGCTGCCGTCCTTGGTCCCGATGCTGTGGCGCTACCGCGAGGCCGTTGGCAGGACGCCCGAGACGCGCCTCGGTCCGCTGACCGCGATCGTGGCCATGGGTTATTTCTTCGTCTGGACCGTGTTCGGAATGACCGCTTTTCCGCTGGGCGTCGCGCTGGCGGCGATGGAGATGCAGCAGCCGGCGCTGGCGCGCGCCGTACCGATCGCGGTCGCTGTGGTCGTCCTGATCGCCGGCTCCCTCCAGCGCACCGCGTGGAAGGCGCTTCACCTTGCCTGCTGCCGGGAGGCACCCGGACGCGGCCGTACGCTGCCGGCCGACGCCGGCACGGCCTGGCGACACGGCCTGCGCCTCGGCGTCCACTGCAGCCACTGCTGTGTCGGTCTGATGGCGATCCTCCTGGTCATCGGGGTCATGGACCTTCGCGCGATGGCTGTCGTGGCGGCAGCCATCACCGTCGAGCGTCTCGCACCGGCCGGTGAGCGCGTCGCGCGAGGCACCGGTGCCGTCGTCGTGGGGGCAGGGTTGTTTCTGATCGCGCGAGCAGCCGGGCTCGGATGA
- a CDS encoding SDR family oxidoreductase produces the protein MSVMVITGASRGIGAATARLAAERGHDVCVNFRTNEAAAAAVVADVRAAGRRAIAVQADVASEPDVVRLFETVDATVGVVAGLVNNAGILEGQTRVEHMDAARISRVFATNVTGAFLCAREAVRRMSNRHGGRGGAIVNVSSRAAVLGAPGEYVDYAASKAALDALTIGLSREVAGEGIRVNGVRAGIIDTGIHASGGEPGRVARLGPLQPMGRGGQAAEVARAVLWLLSDEASYTTGTFIDVAGGR, from the coding sequence ATGTCGGTCATGGTCATCACCGGTGCGAGCCGCGGGATCGGCGCGGCGACCGCGCGCCTGGCGGCGGAACGCGGCCATGACGTGTGCGTGAACTTCCGCACGAACGAAGCCGCTGCCGCCGCCGTGGTTGCCGATGTGCGCGCGGCGGGCCGCAGGGCGATCGCCGTCCAGGCCGACGTCGCCAGCGAGCCCGATGTCGTGCGTCTCTTCGAGACCGTGGATGCGACGGTGGGCGTCGTGGCGGGGCTGGTGAACAATGCGGGCATCCTCGAGGGGCAGACGCGCGTCGAACACATGGATGCGGCACGCATCAGCCGGGTATTCGCGACCAACGTGACCGGGGCGTTTCTGTGCGCGCGCGAGGCCGTCCGCCGGATGTCCAACCGGCACGGGGGTCGCGGGGGAGCGATCGTGAATGTCTCCTCGCGCGCGGCCGTCCTCGGCGCGCCGGGTGAGTACGTCGACTACGCCGCGTCGAAAGCGGCGCTGGACGCCCTGACCATCGGTCTCTCCAGGGAAGTCGCCGGCGAAGGGATTCGCGTCAACGGCGTGCGAGCGGGCATCATCGACACGGGGATCCACGCGAGCGGCGGTGAGCCGGGACGCGTTGCGCGACTGGGCCCTCTGCAGCCGATGGGGCGGGGCGGCCAGGCTGCCGAGGTTGCTCGCGCCGTTCTCTGGTTGCTCTCGGACGAGGCTTCCTACACGACAGGCACGTTCATCGACGTCGCCGGCGGCCGATGA
- a CDS encoding glutamine cyclotransferase: MKTTTNPKTAKRAEIVREYGPFPGIEEVHGVTWDGRNIWFARGEKLAAIDPASGELVRQLDVAADAGTAFDGKHLWQIAEDRIQKVDPKTGRVLGSIPAPAQGRDSGLTWAEGTLWVGEYRARKIHQVDANTGAILRTIESDRFVTGVSWVDGELWHATMEDEQSEIRRIDPENGEVLERLEMPAGVTVSGLEADGKDLFFCGGDTSGKVRAVRRPTARNQR; this comes from the coding sequence ATGAAGACCACGACCAACCCCAAGACAGCGAAGCGCGCGGAGATCGTCCGCGAATATGGCCCGTTTCCGGGCATCGAGGAAGTCCACGGCGTCACCTGGGACGGCCGAAACATCTGGTTCGCCAGGGGCGAAAAGCTCGCCGCCATCGACCCTGCAAGCGGAGAGCTGGTGCGCCAGCTCGACGTCGCGGCCGACGCCGGGACCGCTTTCGATGGCAAACATCTCTGGCAGATCGCCGAAGACCGGATCCAGAAGGTGGACCCCAAGACGGGCCGCGTGCTGGGCAGCATTCCCGCGCCGGCACAAGGCCGCGACTCGGGCCTGACGTGGGCCGAGGGTACGCTCTGGGTCGGCGAATACCGCGCGCGCAAGATCCACCAGGTCGACGCGAACACGGGCGCGATCCTGCGCACCATCGAGTCGGATCGGTTCGTCACCGGCGTCTCGTGGGTCGACGGCGAGCTCTGGCACGCCACGATGGAGGACGAACAGAGCGAGATCCGGCGCATCGATCCGGAGAACGGCGAAGTCCTCGAGCGCCTGGAGATGCCCGCGGGCGTCACCGTCAGCGGACTCGAGGCCGATGGCAAGGATCTGTTCTTTTGCGGCGGCGACACGAGCGGCAAGGTACGCGCCGTCCGCAGGCCGACCGCGCGCAACCAGCGCTGA
- a CDS encoding DUF3455 domain-containing protein, producing MKNCNAPENRTTSRIVPMAWATALAAAFAIALPQPAYADDLTPPPVPDKLKVEAGNEVFLVGHGVGTQNYICVPSGTGVAYTLFTPQATLFSDDEKQLTTHFFSPNPFENNTNPAVVAVGTIRATWQHSRDTSTVWAKLKESSTDAPFVAPNAIAWLLLTAVKGEDGPTGGGTLTKTTFIQRLNTSGGLAPSTGCSSPTDVGHSAFVPYKADYFFYKKAGEDQADQSN from the coding sequence ATGAAGAATTGCAATGCACCAGAAAATCGGACCACAAGTCGCATCGTGCCCATGGCTTGGGCCACTGCTCTCGCGGCGGCGTTCGCGATCGCGCTGCCGCAGCCGGCCTACGCCGACGATCTCACGCCGCCACCCGTGCCCGACAAGCTCAAAGTGGAAGCGGGGAACGAGGTGTTCCTCGTGGGTCATGGCGTCGGCACCCAGAACTACATCTGCGTGCCCTCAGGCACTGGCGTCGCCTATACGCTCTTCACGCCGCAGGCCACTTTGTTCAGCGACGATGAGAAGCAACTCACCACCCACTTCTTCAGCCCCAACCCGTTTGAGAACAACACGAATCCAGCGGTGGTAGCCGTTGGCACGATTCGGGCCACGTGGCAACACTCCCGGGACACGAGCACCGTTTGGGCCAAACTGAAAGAGTCCTCCACCGACGCCCCTTTCGTCGCACCGAATGCCATCGCCTGGCTCCTGCTGACGGCCGTCAAAGGGGAAGACGGACCCACCGGTGGTGGCACGCTGACGAAGACCACCTTCATTCAGCGGCTGAACACCTCTGGAGGGCTCGCACCGTCGACGGGCTGCAGTTCGCCAACAGACGTCGGCCACTCGGCGTTCGTGCCTTACAAGGCCGACTACTTCTTCTACAAGAAGGCCGGTGAAGACCAGGCGGACCAGAGCAACTAG
- a CDS encoding helix-turn-helix domain-containing protein — protein MDSLVASAARSLASGDPLGALKRIALRDDPPALALRGIAMAQLGDYERARELLRRAARGFGPRERLERARCRAAEAEVALAARDLRWPARALDAAARSLEALGDRANALHARLVGVRRSLLLGRLDEGEAALAALDLRWPARALDAAARSLEALGDRANALHARLVGVRRSLLLGRLDEGEAALAALDTNGAPASLAALFELSRAEIALRRVRAKEAERFLARSHAAALAAGIPALVAEVERAQRALSSPSARLIRGASVTQVTLEELEALFASDDLIVDACRRAVRARGSSVSLASRPVLFEIVRALAEAWPGDVPREALIARAFEARSPNESHRARLRVEVGRVRAAIRSLAGVDATKVGFALAPRAARPVVVLAPPIDGPAGSILALLEGGEPWSTSALAYALGASQRTVQRAIRDLDESRAVRPVGRGRSRRWVAPPLTGFATTLLLPGALPVRYP, from the coding sequence ATGGACTCCCTCGTCGCCTCCGCGGCGCGTTCGCTGGCGTCCGGCGATCCGCTCGGAGCGCTGAAGCGGATCGCGCTGCGCGACGATCCGCCGGCGCTCGCGCTCCGCGGCATCGCCATGGCCCAGCTCGGAGATTACGAGCGGGCGCGCGAGCTGCTTCGCCGCGCCGCGCGGGGATTCGGCCCGCGCGAGCGCCTCGAGCGCGCTCGCTGTCGAGCCGCCGAGGCCGAGGTGGCGCTGGCCGCGCGCGACCTCCGCTGGCCGGCGCGCGCGCTCGACGCCGCGGCCCGCTCGCTGGAAGCGCTGGGGGATCGCGCGAACGCGCTGCACGCGCGCCTGGTCGGCGTGCGGCGCTCGCTCCTCCTCGGACGGCTCGACGAGGGGGAGGCCGCGCTGGCCGCGCTCGACCTCCGCTGGCCGGCGCGCGCGCTCGACGCCGCGGCCCGCTCGCTGGAAGCGCTGGGGGATCGCGCGAACGCGCTGCACGCGCGCCTGGTCGGCGTGCGGCGCTCGCTCCTCCTCGGGCGGCTCGACGAGGGGGAGGCCGCGCTGGCCGCGCTCGACACGAACGGAGCGCCCGCATCGCTCGCCGCGCTGTTCGAGCTGTCACGCGCCGAGATCGCGCTCCGGCGCGTCCGCGCGAAGGAGGCCGAGCGCTTTCTGGCGCGGTCACACGCGGCCGCGCTAGCGGCGGGGATTCCGGCGCTCGTGGCCGAGGTCGAACGCGCACAGCGGGCGCTGTCGTCGCCGTCTGCGCGGCTGATCCGCGGCGCATCGGTGACGCAGGTGACGCTCGAAGAATTGGAGGCGCTCTTCGCCTCCGACGATCTGATCGTCGACGCGTGCCGGCGCGCCGTGCGTGCGCGGGGCAGCTCCGTCTCGCTCGCGAGCCGCCCGGTGCTCTTCGAGATCGTCCGCGCGCTCGCGGAGGCCTGGCCCGGCGACGTTCCTCGCGAGGCGCTGATCGCCCGCGCGTTCGAGGCGCGATCGCCGAACGAGTCCCACCGCGCGCGGCTGCGCGTCGAGGTCGGGCGCGTGCGGGCCGCCATCCGATCGCTTGCGGGTGTCGACGCGACCAAGGTGGGCTTCGCGCTCGCGCCTCGCGCGGCGCGTCCGGTGGTGGTGCTCGCGCCTCCGATCGACGGACCCGCGGGGTCGATCCTGGCGCTGCTCGAGGGCGGCGAGCCCTGGTCCACCTCCGCGCTCGCGTACGCCCTCGGCGCGAGCCAGCGGACGGTGCAGCGCGCCATTCGCGACCTCGACGAGTCCAGGGCAGTGCGTCCGGTGGGTCGCGGGCGCTCTCGGCGCTGGGTCGCGCCGCCGCTCACCGGATTCGCGACAACCTTGTTGCTCCCCGGGGCGCTGCCGGTGCGTTATCCCTGA
- a CDS encoding cupin domain-containing protein, with product MNMVAAATVVSLSIARVGTQPSQKGPAEYFTGSVRIDPLFQAKESTRASGAYVTFEPGARSAWHTHPLGQTLIVTAGVGRVQIEGGPSDEIRPGDVVWIPPGKRHWHGASPTTAMTHLAIQEHLNGKVVDWMEKVTDEQYAGVATPSR from the coding sequence ATGAACATGGTCGCCGCGGCAACGGTCGTTTCCCTTTCCATCGCCCGGGTCGGCACGCAGCCTTCGCAAAAGGGTCCCGCCGAATACTTCACCGGATCGGTGCGCATCGATCCGCTCTTCCAGGCGAAAGAATCGACGCGCGCATCCGGAGCGTACGTGACGTTCGAGCCAGGCGCTCGCAGCGCGTGGCACACGCATCCGCTCGGGCAGACGCTGATCGTGACTGCCGGCGTCGGCCGGGTGCAGATCGAAGGTGGGCCCAGCGATGAGATCCGGCCCGGCGACGTGGTGTGGATCCCGCCCGGCAAACGGCACTGGCACGGCGCGTCTCCGACGACCGCGATGACTCACCTCGCCATTCAGGAACACCTCAACGGCAAGGTCGTCGACTGGATGGAGAAGGTCACCGACGAGCAGTACGCAGGGGTTGCGACGCCATCCCGATGA
- a CDS encoding sigma-70 family RNA polymerase sigma factor produces MLEHDHIPNFEQVILPHLDAAYNLARWLLRNDHDAEDVVQEAIIRAFRFFDGFSGENPRAWLLKVVRNSAYKFFHQNRARELGAEFDEELHADAAYPGRSSETPEVLLLCSAQRRLINEAVQALPVEFREAFVLREMEGLSYKEIAEVARIPIGTVMSRLSRARRQLQAAVGRHEQARGAR; encoded by the coding sequence ATGCTCGAGCACGATCATATTCCGAATTTTGAGCAGGTTATTTTGCCGCATCTTGATGCCGCCTACAACCTCGCACGCTGGCTGCTGCGCAACGACCATGACGCCGAGGACGTCGTGCAGGAGGCCATCATTCGCGCGTTCCGCTTCTTCGACGGCTTCAGTGGCGAGAACCCGCGCGCCTGGCTGCTGAAGGTGGTCCGTAACAGCGCATATAAGTTCTTTCATCAGAACCGCGCGCGTGAGCTCGGTGCCGAGTTCGACGAGGAGCTGCATGCTGATGCCGCCTATCCTGGTCGAAGCTCCGAGACACCCGAGGTACTCCTGCTGTGCTCCGCTCAACGGCGCTTGATCAACGAAGCGGTCCAGGCGCTGCCGGTCGAGTTTCGCGAGGCATTCGTGCTGCGCGAGATGGAGGGACTCTCTTACAAGGAGATCGCGGAGGTGGCCCGTATTCCCATCGGGACGGTGATGTCTCGACTGTCGCGCGCCCGGCGGCAATTGCAGGCTGCGGTCGGCCGGCATGAGCAGGCCCGGGGCGCGCGATGA
- a CDS encoding DUF899 domain-containing protein: MTKHMTGTHEEWLAARLELLKQEKELTRRSDELARRRQELPWVRIDKEYRFETDEGSASLADLFRGRSQLLVYHFMFGPDYKAGCPSCSAIADGFDGSVVHLANHDVTLLAVSRAPLAKLQAFKRRMGWTFPWASSFGREFNFDFNVSVTEKQQREGTVEYNYERGGHALDAKPEAADEGPVAFAAMTGTDVATYTRERPGMSAFALEDGVVYHAYSAYARGLDGLWGMYQWLDRAPKGRNETGVWWRRHDEYDKG, from the coding sequence ATGACGAAGCACATGACCGGTACACATGAAGAGTGGCTTGCAGCCCGGCTGGAGCTGCTCAAGCAGGAGAAGGAGCTAACGCGGCGCAGCGACGAGCTGGCGCGGCGGCGGCAGGAGCTGCCATGGGTCCGGATCGACAAGGAGTATCGATTCGAGACCGACGAGGGGAGCGCCTCGCTGGCAGACCTTTTCAGAGGGCGCTCGCAGCTCCTCGTCTACCACTTCATGTTCGGCCCCGACTACAAGGCAGGGTGTCCGTCCTGTTCGGCGATCGCGGACGGGTTCGACGGCTCTGTCGTTCACCTGGCCAACCACGACGTCACACTTTTGGCGGTGTCGCGGGCGCCTCTCGCGAAGCTGCAGGCGTTCAAGCGGCGGATGGGGTGGACGTTTCCCTGGGCCTCCTCGTTCGGCAGGGAGTTCAACTTCGACTTCAACGTGTCGGTCACCGAGAAGCAACAGCGCGAGGGGACCGTCGAATACAACTACGAGCGCGGCGGCCACGCGCTGGACGCGAAGCCGGAAGCCGCCGACGAGGGCCCTGTCGCCTTCGCGGCCATGACCGGAACCGACGTGGCCACGTACACGCGCGAGAGGCCGGGCATGAGCGCGTTCGCGCTGGAGGACGGCGTCGTCTACCACGCCTATTCCGCCTATGCGCGGGGACTGGACGGCCTCTGGGGCATGTACCAGTGGCTTGACCGCGCACCCAAGGGGCGCAACGAGACGGGCGTCTGGTGGCGCCGCCACGACGAGTACGACAAGGGCTGA
- a CDS encoding aldo/keto reductase, with product MQKRKLGKSNLEVSAIGLGCMGMSFAYGSPPDRKQMIDLLRKAVERGVTFFDTAEIYGPLTNEELVGEALAPFRGKVVIATKFGFRPAFEGESHWSLTDSRPEHIKKAVEGSLKRLQVDAIDLYYQHRVDPQVPIEDVAGAVKELIQQGKVKHFGLSEAGVQTIRRAHAVQPVTALQSEYSLWWRKPEEEVIPTLEELGIGLVPFSPLGKGFLTGTIDEKTTFAKNDFRQIVPRFTPEARKANQALVDLLGQVAKQKNATPAQIALAWLLAQKPWMVPIPGTTKLNRLEENLGAASVRLTPDELRAIDGAASKIKVQGARYPEHLEKRTGL from the coding sequence ATGCAAAAGCGCAAACTTGGAAAGAGCAATCTCGAAGTCTCGGCGATTGGCCTGGGCTGCATGGGGATGAGCTTCGCCTACGGCTCGCCGCCCGACCGCAAGCAGATGATCGACCTGCTCCGGAAGGCGGTCGAGCGCGGCGTCACATTCTTCGACACCGCCGAGATCTACGGGCCGCTCACGAACGAGGAGCTCGTGGGCGAGGCGCTCGCTCCCTTCCGCGGCAAGGTGGTGATCGCCACCAAGTTCGGCTTCAGGCCAGCATTCGAGGGTGAATCACACTGGAGCCTTACCGACAGCCGGCCGGAGCACATCAAGAAGGCCGTCGAGGGCTCGCTGAAGCGGCTGCAGGTCGATGCAATCGATCTGTACTACCAGCACCGCGTCGATCCGCAGGTGCCGATCGAGGACGTGGCGGGAGCGGTGAAGGAGCTGATTCAGCAGGGCAAGGTCAAGCACTTCGGACTCTCGGAGGCGGGCGTTCAGACCATCCGCCGCGCGCACGCGGTGCAGCCGGTTACGGCGCTGCAGAGCGAGTACTCGCTGTGGTGGAGGAAGCCAGAAGAGGAAGTGATCCCGACGCTCGAGGAGCTCGGCATCGGGCTCGTCCCGTTCAGCCCGCTCGGGAAGGGCTTCCTGACGGGCACGATCGACGAGAAGACCACGTTCGCCAAGAACGACTTCCGCCAGATCGTACCGCGCTTCACGCCGGAGGCGCGCAAGGCGAACCAGGCGCTCGTGGATCTGCTCGGGCAGGTGGCGAAGCAGAAGAATGCGACGCCGGCGCAGATCGCGCTCGCGTGGCTGCTCGCGCAGAAGCCGTGGATGGTGCCGATTCCCGGGACCACGAAGCTGAATCGCCTCGAGGAGAACCTCGGCGCGGCCAGCGTACGGCTCACGCCCGACGAGCTCCGCGCGATCGACGGCGCCGCGTCGAAGATCAAGGTGCAGGGCGCGCGGTATCCGGAGCACCTCGAGAAGAGGACGGGCCTCTGA